TCGAGGACGACGCGCAGCGTGGTCATGCGTGCAGATCCCCGCGTGCGACGGCGTCGGCGAGCGCCTCGCGCCAGTCGCGGATGGGGGAGAGGCCGTGCGCGGCCCACGCGTCGTGGCCGAGCACCGAGTAGGTGGGGCGCGGCGCCGGGCGCTGGAACGCCGTGGAGTCGGTCGGCAGCACGCGCTCGGGGTCGAGGCCCGCCTCCTCGAAGATCGCGCGAGCGAAGCCGAACCAGGTCGTCTCGCCCGACGACGTGCCGTGCAGCACGGCGCGCTCGACGCCCGCGTCGATCACGGCGGCGATCTGCTCGGCGAGGTCGCGCGTGTACGTCGGCTGGCCGCGCTGGTCGTCGACGACCTGCAGGGTGTCGCGCTCGCCCGCGAGGCGCAGCATCGTGCTGGCGAAGCTCGAGCCGTTGCGGCCGTAGAGCCACGCCGTGCGCACGACGACCGTCTTGTGGTTCGCGGCGAGCGCGCGCACCTCGCCGTCGGCCTTCGAGCGGCCGTAGGCGGAGAGCGGGTTGCGCGGCGCGTCCTCGGGGTAGGGGCTCGTGGCGGTGCCGTCGAAGACGTAGTCGGTCGACACGTGCACGAGGCGCGCACCGGCGGCGGCGGCCGCGAGCGCGAGGTGCTCGGGGCCGTCGCCGTTCACGGCGCGGGCGCTCGTGTCGTCGGCCTCGGCGGCGTCGACGCCGTTCTCGGCGCTCGCGTTGACGATGACGTCGAAGCCCTCGGCGGCGGTGACGCACGCGGCGGCGTCGCGCACGTCGAGCTCACGGCTGCCGACGGGCACGACGTCGTGGTGCTCGAGCGCGCCACGGAGGTCGTGGCCGAGCATGCCGTTCGCGCCGACGAGGAGGATCCTCATCTCAGAGGGCCGCCCGCTCCTTGAGCGGCTCCCACCATGCGCGGTTGTCGCGGTACCACTGCACGACGTCGGCGAGGCCCTGCTCGAACGGCACCTGGGGCTCGTAGCCGAGCTCGGCGCGGATCTTCGAGATGTCGACCGAGTAGCGCAGGTCGTGGCCGAGGCGGTCGGCGACGCGGTCGACGTACGACCAGTCCTTGCCCGTCGCGTCGAGCAGCAGCTGCGTGAGCTCCTTGTTCGTCAGCTCGGTGCCGCCACCGATGTTGTAGATCTCGCCGGCGCGGCCCTTGACGAGCACCATCGCGATGCCGCGGCAGTGGTCGTCGACGTGCAGCCAGTCGCGGATGTTGTTGCCCTCGCCGTAGAGGGGCACGTGCTTGTCGTCGATGAGGTTCGTGACGAAGAGCGGGATGACCTTCTCGGGGAAGTGGTACGGGCCGTAGTTGTTGCTGCAGCGCGTGATCGACACGTTGAGGCCGTGCGTGCGGTGGTACGAGCGTGCGAGCAGGTCGGAGCCCGCCTTCGACGCCGAGTACGGGCTGTTGGGCTCGAGCGGGCGCTCCTCGTCCCACGAGCCCTCGGCGATCGAGCCGTAGACCTCGTCGGTCGACACGTGCACGAAGCGCTGCAGGTCGTGGCGCAGGGCGGCGTCGAGCAGGCGCTGCGTGCCGACGACGTTCGTCTCGACGAACACCGAGGCGTCGCGCACCGAGCGGTCGACGTGGCTCTCGGCGGCGAAGTGCACGACGGCGTCGACGGTGGGGATGAGGCGGTCGAGCAGCGCGTTGTCGCGGATGTCGCCGTGCACGAACTCGAGGCGCGGGCTGTCGGCGACCGGCGCGAGGTTGGCCTGGTTGCCCGAGTACGTCAGCGCGTCGAGGACGACGACCTCGGCACCCTCGAGCCCCTCGTACTGGTCCTGGAGCGTGCGACGGACGAAGTTGGAGCCGATGAATCCGGCTCCGCCGGTGACGAGGATCTTCACTGCTGCTGGTCTCTTTCGTGGTCCGGGCGCGCCGCATCGACGGGCGCCTGCGAGAGTCTACCGATCCGCGCGCCGGGCACGGCCCTCCGGTCGGTCAGCCGCCGAAGTTCTGCGTCCAGTACCAGCGGCCGTCGGTGCCCTGCGCGATGCCGACGCCGATGTACGTGAGGTTCGGGTTCAGGATGTTGTTGCGGTGGCCCTCGGAGTTCATCCACGCGTTCATGACGCCGCTCGCGCTGGGGCTGCCGGTGCGGGCGATGTTCTCGGCGCAGCGGCGGAAGCCCATCTGGAACGTCTGGTCGCAGAACGTCGTCGAGTGCACCATCTGCTGCTGCGACGCCATCTGCTGGCTCCACGAGCCCGCCATGGACATGAGGCCGCCGTGGGCGGTGAGGGCGCCGACGCCGGCAGCGGCGCGCTGCTGGTTGACGAGGCTCACGAGCTCCCACTGGATGGCGCCCAGATCGGGGCAGCGCTCGAGCTGCGCCGAGATGTTCGTGACGGTGCCGGTGCCGCCGATCACGGTGGTGTCGCGGATGCCGAGGCGCGAGGCCTCGCTCTGCACGCCGCCGTCGAAGTGGCACGCGCGCGGCACGAGGTAGAGGGGGTAGCCCTGTCGGCCGGCCAGCACGCTGGCGACGAGGCCGTCGGGGAACGTCTCGCCGCTCGCGAGCAGCATCCGGTTGCTCGTGGCCCACCCGGTGAACGCCGAGTTGATGACGACGGACGTGGCGAAGCGGTTCGCGCCGGCGTAGCGCACGGTCGAGACGAGGCTCGAGGCGAGCTGCTCGACGTCGGTGCCGACCGACGACGGGCCGCCTGCGATGTCGATGCGGTTCACGCCGCCGAGGCGCTCGCGCAGCATCTGCGCGAAGGCGGGATCGGCGCCGTTCGTCAGCACGATGCCGTGGCGCAGTCGCGCGGCGACCGCTCCTGCGGCGAGCGCGTCGGGGAACGAGGAGGCGCTGACGATCCACACGTGCGTGGGCTGCGTCGTGCGGCGCAGGCGGTCGAGCAGCAGCATCGACGTCTCGATGCGGTTGCCGCCCGCGATGCGCGTCACGGTGCCCGCGAGCGATGCGGCCTCGGCGCGCACGGCGTCGTCGAGCGTCGACTCGCCGCCGACGATGACGATCTCGCGCGGGGCGACGCGACGGATCTCGGCCGCGATGACGTCGGGGATGTCGTTCGGCTGCGAGAGCAGGAGCCTGCCCGACTCTGCGGCCGCGACAGGGGCGGCGGCGAGCGCGTCGGGGAACGAGAGGCCGCTTGCGAGGAACACGACGCCGCCGGAGCTCGTCGGCAGCGCACGCGACACCTGCACGGCGGTCGCGAAGCGGTCGGCGCCCGCCATGCGGTCGATGGCCGCCTCGGCGGCGGGTGGCTGCTGCACGGCGACGAGCGTCGTGGCGATCGACGCGATGGCGATCGCGAGGCCGGCGATGCGGCGGTGGCCGCGACGGTGCTGCTGCGTGTGCTGATGCACGGCGTGCTCCCCAAGGTCGAGCGCAGGGCCCGGTCCTCGGCGGTTCCTGAGCGCGTTCGTACCCCATGCATAGCCGGTCTGGGGTACAGGAGCAAGCCCCCTAGGCTTTCTGGCGTGGACCTGCTCGATCGCCTCGGACGTGCCGTCGGTCGATCCGCTCGCCGCATCCGCACCGCGGTGGCGCGCAGGAGACACGGCGACGCCTTCCGCTACGACGACGCCCCGAACCCCGAGGTCGTCGCCCGCATCGACTGGCTGCGCCGTCGCAACCGCACGTCGCACGAGCCGGTCGTCGACGCCGCATCCGACGTCACCGTCACCATGACGACGTTCGGCAGGCGCCTGCGCACGGCGTGGACGTCGCTCGAGGCCATCGCCGACGGCGACGTGCTGCCCGGGCGTCTCGTGCTCGCCCTCGGCCCCGCCGACGCCTCCCGACTGCCCGCGAGCATCCGCAGGCTGCAGCGACGGGGCCTCGAGGTGCTCGTCGTCGAGCGCGAGCAGGAGCTGCGCGTGCACACGAAGTGGTACCCCGTCGCGCAGACGATCGCCGGGCCGCTCGTCACGAGCGACGACGACCAGGTCTACCCGCGCGAGTGGCTCGCCGACCTCGTGCGTGCGCACGCAGCGCATCCCGACGACGTCATCGCGCACCGCGCCCATCGTGTGGGCATGGACGACGGCGTGCTGCGGCCCTACACGCACTGGATGCCGTGCATCACGACCGAGCCGAGCGCCCAGCACTTCGGCACGTCGGTGTCCGGCCAGCTGCTGCCGCTCGCGGTCGTGCAGGAGGCGACGGCGCACGGCACGCGCTTCCTCGAGGTCGCCCCGACGGCCGACGACGTGTGGCTGCACCGGTCGGCGCTCGCGGTCGGCGCCTCGGTGCGGCAGGTCGGCGACGCCCCGCAGAACTACCCGTTCGTGCCCGACACGCAGGACGGCGGGCTCTACCAGGTGAACGTCATGGGTGGGCGCAACGACGAGCAGATCGTCGCCACCTACGACGGCCTCGCACTGCAGCGCCTGCTCGCCGGGCCCTAGACTCTCCTGTCGGCGCGGCTCCGCACGACGGGCGCCCGCCTGCAGCACGTACGCGACAGAAGACGAGGGACCATGCGCGGCATCATCCTGGCCGGTGGCTCGGGCACGAGGCTCTGGCCCATCACCAAGGGCATCTCGAAGCAGCTCATGCCCATCTACGACAAGCCGATGGTCTACTACCCGCTGTCGACGCTCATGATGGCCGGCATCCGCGAGGTGCTCATCATCACGACGCCCGAGTACAACGACCAGTTCCGCGCGCTCCTCGGCGACGGCAGCGAGCTCGGCATGGACATCCAGTACGCCGTGCAGCCGAGCCCCGACGGCCTCGCGCAGGCCTTCATCATCGGCGAGGAGTTCATCGGCGACGAGTCGGTCGCGCTCGTGCTCGGCGACAACATCTTCCACGGCGTCGGCCTCGGTGCGAGCCTGCGCGCCAACGGCGAGATCCAGGGCGGCCTCGTCTTCGCGTACCACGTGGCCAACCCGAAGGCCTACGGCGTCGTCGAGTTCGACGCCGACATGCGCGCCATCTCCATCGAGGAGAAGCCGACGCAGCCGAAGAGCAACTACGCGGTGCCCGGCCTCTACTTCTACGACAACGACGTCATCGAGATCGCGAAGTCGATCCGCCCGAGCGCGCGCGGCGAGCTCGAGATCTCGACGGTCAACGAGCGCTACCTCGCGGCGGGCCGCCTGCAGGTGCAGATGCTCGACCGCGGCGTCGCCTGGCTCGACACCGGCACCTTCGAGTCGATGATGCAGGCGAGCGAGTACGTGCGCGTCATCGAGGACCGTCAGGGCTTCAAGATCGGCTGCATCGAGGAGATCGCCTGGCGTGCCGGCTGGATCGACGACGCCCAGCTCGCGCAGCTCGCCGCACCGCTCGTGAAGAGCGGCTACGGCGCCTACCTGCAGAGCCTGCTCGAGGGCTGACGCCCCCGTCGATCGAAGGCTCCGTCGCGCTGCGGCGGGGCCTTCGCCGTGCTACCAGCCGCCCGTGAGCAGCAGCGCGCGCAGCGCGATCCGGTCGCGCGCGCTCCTGCGCAGCTGCGGCACGCGCGCGGCGAGCGCGCGGCGGGATGCGGGGGATCCGTCGCCCAGCAGGTGCGCGAGCGCGAGCAGCTCGTCGCGCCGCCCGTCGTCGGCGACGCGCGCCGCGATCCTCGTGATGTGCGCCGCCTGCCTGCGGAACTCGCCGCTGCGCAGCTCGCCGAGCCGCGCCGACGCCTCGCGCACGCCCACGTTGGCGCCGCGCACGTTGGCGCCGTGCTGCCGGTAGTCGACGAGCGACGCCGAGTCGATGTGCCACGTTCGGCCGCTCGCGCGCACGAGGGCGTAGATGAGCCAGTCGTGGATCGCGGCGTCGACGACCTCGGGGTCGTGGTCGACGACGTCGCGCACGAACGCGAACGTCGACGCGCTGAGCACGAACGTCGAGCCGGGCCCCGCCGACTCGAGCACGAAGTCGAAGTCGCGCTGCGGCTGCGCCTTGTCGATGCGCACGCGCCGCGAGCCGAAGACGGCCGTGACGTTGCCCGAGACGGCGTCGTACCGGTCGAGCTGCGCGAGCTGGCGCGCGAGCCTGCCGGGCGTCCACACGTCGTCCTGGTCGGAGAAGCCGATCGCGTCGGCGCCGTCGACGGGCGCGTCGCGCACGAGGCGCAGGAAGTTGGCGTGCGCGCTGCCGTGCACGCCGGCGGGCAGCAGCACGATGCGCGCGTCGTCGGCGGCGCGGCGCTCGAGCAGCGCGAGCGTGCCGTCGGTCGACCGATCGTCGGAGACGACGAGGCGCACGTCGACGCCCTCCTGGTCGAGGATCGAGTCGATCTGCGCGTCGAGGAAGGCGGCTCCGTCGTGGGTCGCCATGAGCACGGCGACCACGGCGCGATCGGTCACGCGTCCTCCCTCGACTGACGATCCAGGCTACCCCGGCGTCGAGGTGCGCCGCGGCGGGCCGGTACGCTGTCATGCGGTCGCGGCTCGTCCGTGACCATCGGACGTGGACGAGCAGCGAAGGGACAGCGAGGGATGCGTCGAGCCGTCTTCTATCTCGTCTACGACGGGGCGGGCGAGGTCGGCGACTACGCGCTGCACCACCTGCGCGCGATCCGCGACCACGCGGACCACGTGTTCGTCGTGTCGAACTCGCCGCTGTCGCCCGGCTCGCGCGTCGCGCTCGAGCGCGTCGCCGACACCGTGTGGGAGCGCGAGAACGTCGGCTTCGACGTCTTCGCCTACCGCGACGCGCTGCGGCACTTCGGGCAGGCGCGCCTCGAGGACTTCGACGAGATCATCCTCATGAACTACACGTTCTACGGACCGATCGGCTCGTACGCCCCGCTCTTCGAGCGCATGGACGCGCAGCAGGTCGACTTCTGGGGCGTCACCGACCACGCCGAGATCCGTCCGAACCCGTACACGCACACCGGCGTCATGCACCGCCACATCCAGTCGCACTGGATCGCCGTGCGCCGCCCCATGGTGCGCAGCGCCGAGTGGAAGGCGTACTGGGACGACATGCCGCCCGTGCGCTCGTACGCCGACTCGATCCAGCTGCACGAGTCGCGCTTCACGCACCACTTCGAGCAGGCGGGCTTCTCGTCGGCGACGGCGTTCCCCGCCGCCGACTACCCCGCGGTGCACCCGATCTTCGACCTGCCGGCCCGACTCCTCGACGAGGGGCTGCCGATCATCAAGCGGCGCCTCTTCTTCCACGACCCGCTGTACCACGACGCCCACGCGATCGTGGCGCGCGACGTCGAGGACCGGATGCACGACGCCGGGTATCCGATGCAGATGCTGTACGACGACCTGTCGCGCTCGGCGAAGCCCCGCGACCTCAACGCCGTGCTGTCGATGATGGAGATCCTCCCCGACGTCTCGGTCGGCGACGAGGACGTCAGCCACCTGCGCGTCGGCATCCTCGCCCACGTCTTCTACGACGACATGATCGACGAGATCGCCGACCTCGCAGAGGCGCTGCCGCAGGCGCGCCTCGTGATCACGACCGCCGACGAGGGGCGCAAGGCGCGCATCGAGGAGCGCCTCGCCGCGCGCGGCCGCGAGGCCGACGTGCGGGTGCTGCCCTCGAACCGCGGCCGCGACATCTCGGCCTTCCTGCTCGGCTGCCGCGACGTGCTGCTGTCCGGCGAGCTCGACCTCGTCGTGAAGCTGCACTCGAAGCGCAGCCCGCAGAACGGCTTCAGCGTCGGCCAGCACTTCAAGCGCCACCTGTACGAGAACCTGCTCGGCTCGCCCGGCTACGCCGAGAACCTGCTGCGCCTGTTCGTGCGGCACGAGACGCTCGGCATGGTCTTCCCGCCGATGATCCACATGGGCCTGCCCACGATGGGTCGCGCGTGGTTCGCGAACCGCGAGCCCGCGAAGGAGATGCTCGCGCGCCTCGGCCTGCGCGTGCCGCTCGACGACGTGAGCCCGCTCGCGCCGTTCGGCTCGATGCTCGTCGCCCGCCCCGAGGCGCTGCGGCCCCTGCTCGACGCCGACTTCCTCTGGGAGGAGTTCCCCGACGAGGGCGGCTACGGCGACGGCGGCATGGCGCACGTGCTCGAGCGCATGTTCGCGTACTCGGCCATCGGCTCCGGCCACCACGTGCGCACCGTCATGACGACGCGCAACGCGGCGATCTCGCACACGATGCTCGAGTACAAGCTCAACGCGATGGACGACGGCGTGCCCGGCGAGCAGCGCGAGCAGATCGCCTGGGTGCAGGACCGCGTCGCGGGCCGCATCGGCGTCGCGACCGTGAAGGCCGCGATCGTCGAGCGCAGCCCCGCGGCGGCGCGCGTGCTCAAGCCGATCTACGTCGTCGCCCGCGGCGTGCTCAGGAAGGTGCGCGGACGATGAGCGCCGCCGCCGTGCGCGTCGCGCCGCCGAAGGCGAGCATGCTCTCGGAGGTCTTCGACCCCCGTGCCAACAGCATCGGCTTCCTGCGCTGGCTCATGGCGTTCCTCGTGATCTTCAGCCACGCCGGCCCGCTCGCGGGCTTCTACGGCGGCGCCGACCTCGGCGTGCAGATCTCGAGCGAGCAGTCGATCGGCGGCGTCGCCGTCGCCGGCTTCTTCTTCTTCTCCGGCTTCCTCATCACGCAGTCGCGCATGGGGCGGTCGTCGATCTTCCGCTACTTCTGGCGCCGCGCGCTGCGCATCTTCCCCGCCTTCTGGGCGGCGCTGCTGCTCACGGCGTTCGTGCTCGCCCCCATCGCCTGGTGGCGCGAGACGGGATCGTGGGGCGGCTTCTGGTCGGCAGGCACCGACTCGCCGTGGACCTACTTCTCGAGCAACATGTGGCTCGAGCTCGGCCAGCGCAACATCGCCGAGATGGGGCAGTCGCTGCCGCTCGCGTCGCACGGCGGGTTCGACTGGAACGGCTCGGCGTGGACGCTGCGCTACGAGTTCCGCGCCTACATCCTCGTCGGCATCCTCGGCCTCGTCGGCGTGCTCGCGTACCGCTGGCTCACGACGGTCGTCGCGGTGGGCATCATCGTGCTCAACGCGCTGCAGTGGTCGGGCGCCGGTCAGGTGTCGACGTTCTTCCCGCGCCTGTTCGACGACCCGTTCATGCTCATGTTCCTGTCGCCCTTCGCGCTCGGCATGCTGTTCGCGATCTGGCAGGACCGCATCCCGATCGACGACCGGCTCGCGATCGCGGGCCTCGCGATCGCCGGCGCGACGTACGCGT
The sequence above is a segment of the Agrococcus jejuensis genome. Coding sequences within it:
- a CDS encoding glycosyltransferase, whose protein sequence is MDLLDRLGRAVGRSARRIRTAVARRRHGDAFRYDDAPNPEVVARIDWLRRRNRTSHEPVVDAASDVTVTMTTFGRRLRTAWTSLEAIADGDVLPGRLVLALGPADASRLPASIRRLQRRGLEVLVVEREQELRVHTKWYPVAQTIAGPLVTSDDDQVYPREWLADLVRAHAAHPDDVIAHRAHRVGMDDGVLRPYTHWMPCITTEPSAQHFGTSVSGQLLPLAVVQEATAHGTRFLEVAPTADDVWLHRSALAVGASVRQVGDAPQNYPFVPDTQDGGLYQVNVMGGRNDEQIVATYDGLALQRLLAGP
- the rfbD gene encoding dTDP-4-dehydrorhamnose reductase; its protein translation is MRILLVGANGMLGHDLRGALEHHDVVPVGSRELDVRDAAACVTAAEGFDVIVNASAENGVDAAEADDTSARAVNGDGPEHLALAAAAAGARLVHVSTDYVFDGTATSPYPEDAPRNPLSAYGRSKADGEVRALAANHKTVVVRTAWLYGRNGSSFASTMLRLAGERDTLQVVDDQRGQPTYTRDLAEQIAAVIDAGVERAVLHGTSSGETTWFGFARAIFEEAGLDPERVLPTDSTAFQRPAPRPTYSVLGHDAWAAHGLSPIRDWREALADAVARGDLHA
- a CDS encoding glycosyltransferase, with the translated sequence MTDRAVVAVLMATHDGAAFLDAQIDSILDQEGVDVRLVVSDDRSTDGTLALLERRAADDARIVLLPAGVHGSAHANFLRLVRDAPVDGADAIGFSDQDDVWTPGRLARQLAQLDRYDAVSGNVTAVFGSRRVRIDKAQPQRDFDFVLESAGPGSTFVLSASTFAFVRDVVDHDPEVVDAAIHDWLIYALVRASGRTWHIDSASLVDYRQHGANVRGANVGVREASARLGELRSGEFRRQAAHITRIAARVADDGRRDELLALAHLLGDGSPASRRALAARVPQLRRSARDRIALRALLLTGGW
- a CDS encoding cell wall-binding repeat-containing protein, which codes for MHQHTQQHRRGHRRIAGLAIAIASIATTLVAVQQPPAAEAAIDRMAGADRFATAVQVSRALPTSSGGVVFLASGLSFPDALAAAPVAAAESGRLLLSQPNDIPDVIAAEIRRVAPREIVIVGGESTLDDAVRAEAASLAGTVTRIAGGNRIETSMLLLDRLRRTTQPTHVWIVSASSFPDALAAGAVAARLRHGIVLTNGADPAFAQMLRERLGGVNRIDIAGGPSSVGTDVEQLASSLVSTVRYAGANRFATSVVINSAFTGWATSNRMLLASGETFPDGLVASVLAGRQGYPLYLVPRACHFDGGVQSEASRLGIRDTTVIGGTGTVTNISAQLERCPDLGAIQWELVSLVNQQRAAAGVGALTAHGGLMSMAGSWSQQMASQQQMVHSTTFCDQTFQMGFRRCAENIARTGSPSASGVMNAWMNSEGHRNNILNPNLTYIGVGIAQGTDGRWYWTQNFGG
- the rfbB gene encoding dTDP-glucose 4,6-dehydratase is translated as MKILVTGGAGFIGSNFVRRTLQDQYEGLEGAEVVVLDALTYSGNQANLAPVADSPRLEFVHGDIRDNALLDRLIPTVDAVVHFAAESHVDRSVRDASVFVETNVVGTQRLLDAALRHDLQRFVHVSTDEVYGSIAEGSWDEERPLEPNSPYSASKAGSDLLARSYHRTHGLNVSITRCSNNYGPYHFPEKVIPLFVTNLIDDKHVPLYGEGNNIRDWLHVDDHCRGIAMVLVKGRAGEIYNIGGGTELTNKELTQLLLDATGKDWSYVDRVADRLGHDLRYSVDISKIRAELGYEPQVPFEQGLADVVQWYRDNRAWWEPLKERAAL
- the rfbA gene encoding glucose-1-phosphate thymidylyltransferase RfbA; translated protein: MRGIILAGGSGTRLWPITKGISKQLMPIYDKPMVYYPLSTLMMAGIREVLIITTPEYNDQFRALLGDGSELGMDIQYAVQPSPDGLAQAFIIGEEFIGDESVALVLGDNIFHGVGLGASLRANGEIQGGLVFAYHVANPKAYGVVEFDADMRAISIEEKPTQPKSNYAVPGLYFYDNDVIEIAKSIRPSARGELEISTVNERYLAAGRLQVQMLDRGVAWLDTGTFESMMQASEYVRVIEDRQGFKIGCIEEIAWRAGWIDDAQLAQLAAPLVKSGYGAYLQSLLEG
- a CDS encoding acyltransferase family protein; translation: MSAAAVRVAPPKASMLSEVFDPRANSIGFLRWLMAFLVIFSHAGPLAGFYGGADLGVQISSEQSIGGVAVAGFFFFSGFLITQSRMGRSSIFRYFWRRALRIFPAFWAALLLTAFVLAPIAWWRETGSWGGFWSAGTDSPWTYFSSNMWLELGQRNIAEMGQSLPLASHGGFDWNGSAWTLRYEFRAYILVGILGLVGVLAYRWLTTVVAVGIIVLNALQWSGAGQVSTFFPRLFDDPFMLMFLSPFALGMLFAIWQDRIPIDDRLAIAGLAIAGATYAFGGWNIWGVYGFCYVLMWFAIRATRLQHWEKHGDLSYGVYIFAWPLMQFGAYFDLQGAGWLVYHVVIVAGVHVLAFLSWHGIEKPAMSLKGWTPRWLAYVWDRGVLPTWDAVMDRVVDPRFSSTRRAAAMRERKAAS
- a CDS encoding rhamnan synthesis F family protein, which produces MRRAVFYLVYDGAGEVGDYALHHLRAIRDHADHVFVVSNSPLSPGSRVALERVADTVWERENVGFDVFAYRDALRHFGQARLEDFDEIILMNYTFYGPIGSYAPLFERMDAQQVDFWGVTDHAEIRPNPYTHTGVMHRHIQSHWIAVRRPMVRSAEWKAYWDDMPPVRSYADSIQLHESRFTHHFEQAGFSSATAFPAADYPAVHPIFDLPARLLDEGLPIIKRRLFFHDPLYHDAHAIVARDVEDRMHDAGYPMQMLYDDLSRSAKPRDLNAVLSMMEILPDVSVGDEDVSHLRVGILAHVFYDDMIDEIADLAEALPQARLVITTADEGRKARIEERLAARGREADVRVLPSNRGRDISAFLLGCRDVLLSGELDLVVKLHSKRSPQNGFSVGQHFKRHLYENLLGSPGYAENLLRLFVRHETLGMVFPPMIHMGLPTMGRAWFANREPAKEMLARLGLRVPLDDVSPLAPFGSMLVARPEALRPLLDADFLWEEFPDEGGYGDGGMAHVLERMFAYSAIGSGHHVRTVMTTRNAAISHTMLEYKLNAMDDGVPGEQREQIAWVQDRVAGRIGVATVKAAIVERSPAAARVLKPIYVVARGVLRKVRGR